One Camelina sativa cultivar DH55 chromosome 3, Cs, whole genome shotgun sequence genomic window carries:
- the LOC104779123 gene encoding uncharacterized protein LOC104779123, which produces MTKARFTDEQRDVGCCQLFVDSLSGPALVWFTSLESNSIDNFDQLSTAFLKHYRILIERGVTSSDLWEMAQELSESIGSFLSRFKEKLTRVTVPEDAAMAAFRTGLIPGSPLRKDLNIREPKDLDDALHRASRFALDEDEDAQLAAKTIGQPSHPLRLKAGTSTTNLASITTPKTEKGCRSHGFRNGGPKQTAIRPKGVYLFGEIEATFQPKSIRGGRGRRGGWRGGRSNGGRGAGGGQGYNGPAYGVQQPANQVLANHQEEMPQADELSGPPKRQRWQNPERANSPSRGRITMILGPPEDCADSVRELKKRARQVCSLQAAQSEPPLCSDPISFTSEDAKGIQHPHSNPLVIEVAMGNFDVERVLVDTGSTVNVICWQTLEKISVTQEQLKPEF; this is translated from the exons ATGACAAAGGCACGATTCACCGACGAACAGAGGGATGTTGGGTGTTGCCAGCTATTCGTCGATAGCCTCTCCGGTCCTGCCTTGGTGTGGTTCACAAGTCTTGAATCGAATTCGATCGATAACTTCGACCAGTTGTCTACGGCTTTTCTTAAGCATTATCGAATCCTCATTGAACGAGGCGTGACAAGCTCCGACCTCTGGGAGATGGCCCAGGAACTCAGCGAATCCATCGGCAGTTTCCTCAGCAGATTCAAAGAAAAGCTAACGCGCGTCACTGTCCCAGAGGATGCCGCAATGGCAGCCTTTAGAACGGGGTTGATTCCCGGATCACCATTACGAAAGGATCTTAACATACGGGAGCCCAAGGACCTCGATGACGCGCTACATCGAGCCTCCAGATTCGCGctcgacgaagacgaagacgccCAATTAGCCGCAAAGACAATCGGGCAACCGTCACATCCCCTAAGGCTAAAAGCCGGGACGAGCACCACGAACCTTGCAAGCATCACGACCCCCAAGACCGAAAAAGGGTGTCGTTCACACGGTTTCCGAAATGGAGGACCAAAACAAACAGCCATCCGACCCAAAGGAGTT TATCTTTTCGGAGAAATCGAAGCCACCTTTCAGCCAAAAAGCATCCGTGGAGGCAGAGGTCGGCGAGGGGGATGGCGCGGTGGACGATCTAACGGTGGCCGTGGCGCAGGAGGAGGACAAGGCTACAATGGGCCGGCTTACGGAGTTCAACAGCCGGCCAACCAAGTGCTGGCGAACCATCAAGAAGAGATGCCCCAGGCGGACGAACTGTCTGGCCCACCCAAGCGGCAGAGATGGCAAAATCCCGAGCGGGCCAATTCTCCTTCCCGAGGACGAATAACCATGATACTTGGCCCACCAGAGGATTGCGCCGACTCCGTACGTGAATTAAAGAAGAGGGCGCGTCAAGTTTGCAGCCTTCAGGCAGCCCAGAGCGAGCCTCCACTCTGCTCGGACCCCATATCATTTACATCGGAAGATGCCAAGGGAATCCAACACCCCCATTCAAATCCTTTGGTCATCGAAGTCGCCATGGGCAATTTCGACGTCGAACGAGTTTTGGTCGACACAGGAAGTACCGTCAATGTAATATGCTGGCAAACGCTAGAAAAAATAAGTGTCACACAAGAGCAACTGAAACCCGAGTTTTGA